In Sulfolobales archaeon, one DNA window encodes the following:
- a CDS encoding amidohydrolase family protein translates to MAHKEYADLVILGKIYTFAKGAGVAEAMAVRGNKIIYVGSKSGVERYIDSRTTIIDAGWRGVTPGLIDTHAHMAVWGLYKTRYIDLSYPGVDSIKKLVNVVREAAEKKKEGEWILGRGWNQAFYPEGRMPTRWDLDEATTKHPVMLWHTSGHMVVVNSLALEIAGINRDTKSPPGGIIEKDSSGEPTGILAEKPAIEIVERKIPRPDHMEWVEAIRYAMREWVSEGVTAVKDPTSHEYTKEIIEAYRAIRRSGEQLIRVIALYWAQSLEELRRGEGYISGSEDPWLRVPGIKIILDGAISTRTAWISGKYKGLPESSGLPTLDLAEFREMILEALFKGYMISVHAIGDIAIEEVIKAYEDALKRGGRKSILTVIHFMLPREDHIGRLKAVGGYAEIQGGFIYFLAEAYRKNLYEDTYRKILPVRRMLDAGLVVCNGSDAPVIPYPPRYGIYSLVSRLDMLGIEVNKGEAISIAEAFATYTYEASKCLGMEDLIGSIEVGKLADIVIWDRDPLGVRDPRELLEIKPLYTIVDGKIVYRVPMHGEAP, encoded by the coding sequence ATGGCCCATAAAGAATATGCTGATCTAGTGATACTGGGTAAGATATATACATTTGCCAAAGGAGCTGGAGTAGCTGAGGCAATGGCTGTTAGAGGTAATAAAATTATATATGTTGGGAGCAAAAGCGGTGTAGAGAGGTATATAGACTCGAGGACAACCATAATAGATGCTGGTTGGAGAGGGGTTACACCTGGTTTAATAGATACACATGCCCATATGGCTGTCTGGGGGCTCTATAAAACCAGATATATAGATCTTAGCTATCCCGGTGTGGATAGCATTAAGAAGCTTGTGAATGTGGTTAGAGAAGCTGCTGAGAAGAAGAAGGAGGGCGAGTGGATCCTTGGGCGTGGGTGGAACCAAGCCTTCTATCCAGAGGGTAGGATGCCCACTAGATGGGATCTAGATGAGGCAACCACGAAGCATCCAGTAATGCTATGGCATACCTCGGGGCACATGGTTGTGGTAAACAGCCTAGCCCTAGAGATTGCAGGGATAAATAGGGATACTAAAAGCCCTCCTGGGGGGATTATAGAGAAGGATTCTAGCGGGGAGCCCACAGGCATCCTAGCCGAGAAACCCGCTATAGAGATTGTGGAGAGGAAGATCCCGAGACCGGATCATATGGAGTGGGTTGAGGCTATAAGGTATGCTATGAGGGAATGGGTTTCAGAGGGGGTCACAGCTGTTAAGGATCCCACATCTCATGAGTATACAAAGGAGATTATAGAGGCGTATAGAGCTATAAGAAGGAGTGGTGAGCAACTGATAAGGGTTATAGCCCTCTACTGGGCGCAGAGCCTTGAAGAGCTTCGGAGGGGGGAGGGCTATATATCGGGCTCTGAGGATCCATGGCTAAGGGTTCCAGGGATAAAGATAATACTGGATGGGGCTATAAGCACTAGAACAGCCTGGATCTCTGGTAAATATAAGGGGCTTCCAGAGAGCAGCGGGCTCCCCACACTAGATCTTGCCGAGTTTAGAGAGATGATCCTAGAGGCTCTATTCAAAGGCTATATGATCAGTGTCCACGCGATAGGGGATATAGCTATTGAAGAGGTTATAAAGGCATATGAAGATGCTTTGAAAAGGGGTGGGAGAAAATCGATCCTAACTGTGATACATTTCATGCTCCCAAGAGAAGATCATATAGGGAGGCTCAAAGCAGTTGGCGGATATGCCGAGATCCAGGGTGGGTTTATCTACTTCCTAGCAGAGGCCTATAGAAAGAACCTATATGAGGACACATATAGAAAGATCCTGCCTGTGAGGAGAATGCTCGATGCAGGGCTAGTAGTTTGCAACGGATCTGACGCACCAGTGATACCATATCCACCTAGATACGGTATATACTCTCTAGTATCTAGGCTTGACATGCTGGGTATCGAGGTGAATAAGGGCGAGGCGATATCCATAGCAGAGGCATTCGCAACATATACCTATGAAGCATCTAAATGCCTTGGGATGGAGGATCTCATAGGGAGTATCGAGGTTGGGAAGCTAGCGGATATCGTTATATGGGATAGAGATCCGCTCGGGGTAAGGGATCCTAGAGAGCTGTTAGAGATCAAACCTCTATATACGATAGTAGACGGGAAGATCGTATATAGGGTGCCAATGCATGGAGAAGCCCCATAA